A single window of Taeniopygia guttata chromosome 1, bTaeGut7.mat, whole genome shotgun sequence DNA harbors:
- the CREG1 gene encoding protein CREG1 isoform X1, which yields MSVSSAGRGAMAPLLLLCAASGLLLAAVAAIPPPEEAARMARYVLHSCDWGALATLSAQEGLRGRPFANIFSLSDGPPGPCGGSGVPYLYLTDMEISVQDLEVNSNASLTVSLAQTPYCRKHRYDPQNPLCAHIIFVGSIVKVNDSEADIAKKALFSRHPEMENWPKDHNWFFAKFNITNIWVLDYFGGLKIVTPEEYYSVKP from the exons ATGTCCGTGTCCTCAGCTGGCCGGGGAGCGATGgcgccgctgctgctgctgtgcgcCGCTTCGGGGTTGCTGCTGGCGGCCGTCGCGGCCATCCCGCCGCCCGAGGAGGCGGCGCGCATGGCGCGCTACGTCCTGCACAGCTGCGACTGGGGCGCGCTGGCCACGCTGTCGGCGCAGGAGGGACTGCGCGGCCGCCCCTTCGCCAACATCTTCTCCCTCAGCGACGGCCCGCCCGGGCCCTGCGGCGGCAGCGGCGTCCCCTACCTGTACCTGACCGACATGGAGATCTCCGTGCAGGACCTGGAg GTCAATTCAAATGCCTCTTTGACTGTGTCTTTGGCACAGACTCCTTACTGCAGGAAGCACAGATATGATCCCCAGAACCCCCTCTGTGCCCACATCATCTTCGTTGGGAGCATTGTCAAG GTGAATGATTCAGAAGCAGACATAGCCAAAAAAGCATTATTCAGTCGCcaccctgaaatggaaaattggCCCAAGGATCATAATTGGTTCTTTGCCAAATTCAACATCACCAATATTTGGGTCCTGGACTACTTTGGTGGATTGAAAATTGTGACACCAGAAGAGTACTACAGTGTCAAGCCTTA G
- the CREG1 gene encoding protein CREG1 isoform X2: MSVSSAGRGAMAPLLLLCAASGLLLAAVAAIPPPEEAARMARYVLHSCDWGALATLSAQEGLRGRPFANIFSLSDGPPGPCGGSGVPYLYLTDMEISVQDLEVNSNASLTVSLAQTPYCRKHRYDPQNPLCAHIIFVGSIVKVNDSEADIAKKALFSRHPEMENWPKDHNWFFAKFNITNIWVLDYFGGLKIVTPEEYYSVKP; the protein is encoded by the exons ATGTCCGTGTCCTCAGCTGGCCGGGGAGCGATGgcgccgctgctgctgctgtgcgcCGCTTCGGGGTTGCTGCTGGCGGCCGTCGCGGCCATCCCGCCGCCCGAGGAGGCGGCGCGCATGGCGCGCTACGTCCTGCACAGCTGCGACTGGGGCGCGCTGGCCACGCTGTCGGCGCAGGAGGGACTGCGCGGCCGCCCCTTCGCCAACATCTTCTCCCTCAGCGACGGCCCGCCCGGGCCCTGCGGCGGCAGCGGCGTCCCCTACCTGTACCTGACCGACATGGAGATCTCCGTGCAGGACCTGGAg GTCAATTCAAATGCCTCTTTGACTGTGTCTTTGGCACAGACTCCTTACTGCAGGAAGCACAGATATGATCCCCAGAACCCCCTCTGTGCCCACATCATCTTCGTTGGGAGCATTGTCAAG GTGAATGATTCAGAAGCAGACATAGCCAAAAAAGCATTATTCAGTCGCcaccctgaaatggaaaattggCCCAAGGATCATAATTGGTTCTTTGCCAAATTCAACATCACCAATATTTGGGTCCTGGACTACTTTGGTGGATTGAAAATTGTGACACCAGAAGAGTACTACAGTGTCAAGCCTTAG